The proteins below come from a single Ictalurus furcatus strain D&B chromosome 27, Billie_1.0, whole genome shotgun sequence genomic window:
- the crybgx gene encoding crystallin beta gamma X has product MNIFTKVPGIAQQTSKLGSVLQRAFYGSSGKVTLFEQRNFAGQRLDLSSDCQKLSDKNFPERCNSVQVESGAWVGYEHEHFRGRQYLWDMSDRGEYNCTDRWCGQGDHISSVRTVKQDTNPPRAQLFERQGFSGRKIEIHDDIPNLMTRYNLNRTSSIRVLGGTWVVYQEPNYRGSHYILERKDYNNFSDWGAQNSAVGSMRRIHFS; this is encoded by the exons ATGAACATCTTTACTAAAGTCCCCGGAATAGCTCAACAAACCAG CAAGCTGGGGTCTGTGCTCCAACGTGCATTTTATGGGTCCAGTGGCAAG GTGACCCTTTTTGAGCAGAGGAACTTTGCTGGCCAGCGCCTGGACCTCAGCTCAGACTGCCAGAAACTGAGCGACAAGAACTTCCCTGAAAGATGTAACTCCGTGCAGGTGGAGAGTGGAGC CTGGGTGGGCTATGAGCATGAGCACTTCCGTGGGCGCCAGTATTTGTGGGACATGTCTGATCGGGGAGAATATAACTGCACAGATAGGTGGTGTGGCCAGGGTGACCACATCTCGTCTGTACGCactgtgaaacag GATACAAACCCTCCACGTGCTCAGCTGTTTGAGAGGCAAGGTTTCTCTGGGAGAAAGATAGAGATCCATGATGACATCCCCAACCTCATGACAAGATATAACCTGAACAGAACCTCCTCAATCCGGGTGCTGGGCGGAAC ctggGTGGTGTACCAGGAGCCCAATTACAGAGGATCCCACTATATCCTGGAAAGGAAAGACTACAACAACTTCTCAGATTGGGGAGCTCAGAACAGTGCTGTGGGCTCCATGCGCAGAATTCACTTCAGCTGA